Proteins found in one Candidatus Zymogenaceae bacterium genomic segment:
- a CDS encoding CoA-binding protein, with the protein MYDSFFEPKHMAVIGVSLTNDRHPANIIYNKNRLRYPVNVYPVNPKGGTILGETVYRSIGEVPERVDLAVIAVGAEHVAKVLVECIDARARAGVIVSGGFAETGRTDLQDEISSIANDAGFPFVGPNCLGVYSPGCVNTLFLPGERMVTPSVGNVSLVSQSGGVLVDQLVKFSLEGVGVSRAVSIGNKAGLDECDLLEYLVDDPKTSVLAFYVEGFDGDEGKRFLDAAKRCPKPVIVLKAGKSETGRRAISTHTASLAGDYEVFQGVLSQHGVVEAGDELELVSYCEVLSCYQNSIKGNVAVVSGSGGHGALAVDTCAAHGLTVPTMPERMQEELLSAVSPSIRNIASMANPFDLTGSAVDDDFVTVTKFISTWDEIDCIIMLLLPYIPGVTSDVGARLSEISYLSGKPLLAYVPHVERYRMLIEGFELNGIPVSPSIHGAVLMAEALKKYRTVPGAGA; encoded by the coding sequence ATGTACGATAGTTTTTTTGAGCCGAAACACATGGCGGTCATCGGCGTATCCCTGACGAACGACCGTCATCCGGCGAATATCATCTACAATAAAAACCGCCTCAGATATCCGGTGAATGTCTATCCGGTCAATCCGAAGGGCGGCACCATATTGGGGGAGACGGTCTATCGATCCATCGGTGAGGTTCCGGAGCGGGTGGACCTGGCGGTGATCGCGGTGGGGGCCGAGCACGTGGCGAAGGTCCTTGTGGAGTGTATCGACGCGCGCGCGAGGGCGGGGGTGATCGTCTCGGGGGGCTTCGCGGAGACGGGAAGGACTGACCTTCAGGATGAGATATCGAGCATCGCGAATGATGCGGGCTTCCCGTTTGTGGGACCGAACTGCCTGGGGGTTTACTCGCCCGGGTGTGTCAATACCCTGTTTCTCCCCGGCGAGCGCATGGTCACCCCGTCGGTGGGGAATGTCTCCCTGGTGAGCCAGAGCGGCGGTGTGCTGGTGGACCAGCTCGTGAAATTCTCCCTGGAGGGGGTGGGGGTCAGTCGTGCTGTGAGCATCGGAAACAAGGCGGGGTTGGACGAGTGCGATCTCTTGGAATACCTGGTGGACGATCCGAAGACGAGCGTGTTGGCCTTTTACGTGGAGGGATTCGACGGTGACGAGGGGAAGCGGTTTCTGGATGCGGCGAAGAGATGTCCCAAACCGGTTATCGTCCTGAAGGCGGGCAAGAGCGAAACGGGGCGGCGGGCGATTTCAACCCACACCGCCTCCCTGGCGGGGGACTACGAGGTGTTTCAGGGGGTGCTCTCCCAGCACGGCGTGGTGGAGGCAGGGGACGAGCTGGAGCTGGTTTCCTACTGCGAGGTGTTGAGCTGTTACCAGAACTCCATCAAAGGCAACGTTGCGGTGGTGAGCGGAAGCGGCGGCCACGGCGCCCTGGCGGTGGATACCTGCGCCGCCCACGGCCTGACGGTGCCGACAATGCCCGAAAGGATGCAGGAGGAGCTGCTTTCCGCCGTCTCCCCCAGCATCCGAAACATCGCCTCGATGGCGAATCCCTTCGACCTGACCGGAAGCGCCGTCGACGATGATTTCGTGACGGTCACCAAGTTTATCAGCACCTGGGACGAGATCGACTGCATCATCATGCTGCTGCTTCCGTACATCCCCGGCGTCACATCGGATGTGGGCGCCCGGCTCAGCGAGATATCCTATCTCTCGGGGAAGCCGCTTTTGGCCTACGTGCCCCATGTGGAGCGCTATCGGATGCTCATCGAAGGATTCGAGCTCAACGGCATCCCGGTCTCCCCGTCCATACACGGCGCGGTCCTGATGGCCGAGGCCCTCAAGAAATACCGCACAGTCCCGGGCGCCGGCGCCTGA